One genomic segment of Anser cygnoides isolate HZ-2024a breed goose chromosome 20, Taihu_goose_T2T_genome, whole genome shotgun sequence includes these proteins:
- the ARRDC1 gene encoding arrestin domain-containing protein 1, with protein MGKVQLFEIRLGESRVIYSPGEPLAGTVTVRLSGSLQYRAIKVSCVGFCGVSNKINDTAWTVEEQYFNTTLSLADKGVLSAGEHNFSFQFLLPASAPTSFEGPFGKVLHQVKAVIDTPRFSKDYKCNKIFYVLCPLNLNDIPDIEQPNTMSVTKKFSYKLVKSGNVILTATSDLKGYVVGQVIQLRTDIENKSGRDTGAVVASLLQKVAYKSKRWIYDLRTIAEVEGSGVKAWKHAEWKEQILVPALPQSILQGCSLIHIDYYIQVSLKSPEVSVTLPIYIGNIAVNRVPLSPSRSVQHLPSAVVPSAPPEEEEAASGYHPMDNVLIPTKSHSQQQPFSYAPGLSFQEADSEQTGSPNHPTLCLSTGATVPYYAEGNVVPVPTASSLILPPEYSTWGYPYEAPPSYEQSCSSANSSISNGN; from the exons CCATCAAGGTGAGCTGCGTTGGATTCTGCGGGGTGTCCAACAAGATCAACGACACCGCCTGGACTGTGGAGGAGCAGTACTTCAACACCACGCTGTCTCTGGCAGACAAAG GAGTCCTTTCAGCTGGGGAGCACAACTTTTCCTTCCAGTTCCTGCTGCCAG cctctgctcctACATCATTTGAAGGCCCTTTTGGCAAGGTCCTCCATCAGGTGAAAGCTGTGATAGACACGCCTCGCTTCTCCAAGGACTACAAGTGCAACAAGATCTTCTATGTCCTCTGCCCTCTCAACTTGAATGACATCCCTGATATTGAG CAGCCCAACACGATGTCAGTCACCAAGAAGTTCAGCTACAAGCTTGTGAAAAGTGGCAACGTTATCCTGACCGCCACCTCAGATCTGAAAGGGTACGTCGTGGGGCAGGTGATCCAGCTCCGCACAGACATAGAGAACAAATCGGGCCGGGACACCGGGGCTGTGGTAGCCAGCCTGCTCCAG AAAGTGGCTTACAAATCCAAGCGCTGGATTTACGACCTGAGGACCATCGCGGAGGTGGAAGGCTCAGGAGTGAAGGCCTGGAAACACGCGGAATGGAAGGAGCAGATCCTCGTCCCGGCACTGCCCCAGTCCATTTTGCAGGGCTGTAGCCTCATACACATCGACTACTACATCCAG gTTTCCCTCAAGTCACCAGAGGTTTCAGTCACCCTTCCCATCTATATTGGTAACATCGCGGTGAACAGGGTCCCCCTGAGCCCCTCCCGATCTGTGCAGCACCTACCATCTGCAGTGGTACCCAGTGCCCccccggaggaggaggaggctgccaGCGGCTATCACCCGATGGACAATGTCTTGATCCCCACCAAAAGCcattcccagcagcagccgtTCAGCTACGCCCCAGGACTGAGCTTCCAGGAAGCGGACTCTGAGCAGACGGGCTCCCCAAACCACCCCACGCTCTGCCTCTCGACGGGAGCCACCGTCCCTTACTACGCCGAGGGAAACGTGGTGCCCGTGCCCACTGCCAGCTCTCTCATTTTGCCTCCGGAGTACAGCACGTGGGGCTACCCGTACG AGGCGCCTCCGTCCTacgagcagagctgcagcagtgccaACTCCAGCATCAGCAACGGCAACTAG